GTCGAGACGCTCGTCCTCGCGGCCTGGGTGATCCCCGCATCGGTCGCCTCGTTCCTCTGGCTCGCGCTCCTCGACCGGCGCACGGGCACTCTGAACTCCCTTCTCGGGACAGAGGGGGCGGCCTGGCTCATCGAGCATCCGATGGAGTGCATCATCATCTTCAACATCTGGGTCGGGACGGCGTTCTCGATGCAGTTGTTCTCCTCGGCGATCAGCGCTGTCCCGCCGTCGCAGCTTGAGAGCGCCCGCATGGTCGGGGCCAACACGTGGCAGCAGCTGCGTGATGTGATCCTCCCCAACATCAAGGGGCACCTGCTGACCAATACGTTGCTGATCACGCTGTGGACCTTCAACACCTTCACCCCCTACCTGCTCACCGCGGGCGGGCCGAACGGTCAGACCGACATCCTGTCGGTGTACATCTACCAGACCGCCATCCCCGGCGGGCAGCTGGGACTCGGAGCGGCGATCTCGTTGATCATGCTCCTCATCAACCTCGTGATCGCGCTGATGTACACGCGCGTCTCGCGAGGGAAGAGCTCGAAGAAGAAGGTGCGCTCATGATGACCACCATCAAGACCGTCGTGCGCGACCGGTCGGTGACCCATTTCGTGTCGCGGATCCTCTTCACGATCGTGATCGTGCTCGTGTCCCTGTTCTTCGCGCTGCCGATGGTGTGGCTGGTCCTGGCTCCGTTCGACGCGACGCCGTCGCTGACGGTGTCGTGGCCGGACTGGACGCTCGACAACTTCGCCCGCCTGGCGGAGAACCCGTACGCCCTGAAGTCGATCCTCAACTCCTTGATCCTCGGCATCGGGACCATGGCGCTCGTGATCGTGCTCGGAGCCCTGGCCTCGTACGCGATGAGCCGGATCAGCATCCCAGGGCGCGACGGCATCCTCTACGGGCTGCTGCTCCTGTCGTCCATCGTGACGGGGACGGCCGCGATGGTCCCGACCTTCCAGCTCATCAATCAGCTGCAGCTGATCAACACCCACGTCGGCGTCATCCTCGTGCTGGCCGGCGGGATCCTCCCGACGGTCATCTTCATCCTCAAGGACTTCATGGATTCCATCCCGAAGTCGTACGAGGAATCGGCACGGCTCTACGGTGCGGGCCCCTTCCGCATCCTCAAGGACGTCGTGGTGCCGATCGCCCGTCCGGGCCTCGCGTTCATCGCGATCTGGACGATCGTGCAGGTGTGGGGCAACTTCCTCGTGCCGTTCCTGCTTCTACGCACGCCCGACATGCAGCCGGCCGCCGTGCTCATGTACACCTTCTACACCGAGAGCGGCCAGGCCGATCTCCGACTGATCTCGGCGTTCTCGCTGGTGTTCTCGGTGCCCGTCCTTCTCATCTACTTCTTTGTGAACCGCCGCTACGGTTTCCGCTTCCACGGAGGGATCAAGTCCTGATGGCCGCCATCATTGCAACCGAACTCGTCAAGGAGTACCCCGGCGGGGTGCGCGGCGTCGACAGCGTCGACGTCGAGATCGCGGACGGCGAGTTCTTCGCGCTGCTCGGTCCTTCCGGGTGTGGGAAGACCACGCTGCTGAGGTCGATCGCGGGCCTGGAGAGCATCACCTCCGGAAAGCTCACGATCGGCGAGAAGGACGTGACCAATGCCGAGCCGGGTGAGCGCGGCGTGGCGATGGTGTTCCAGGACTACGCGCTGTTCCCGCACATGGACGTCGGCGACAACATCGCCTACCCGCTCCGGATCCGCCGAGTGGGCAAGGGAGAGCGTCGCACCACCGCGGAATCCGTCGCGAACGGTCTGTCGCTCAACGGCCTGATCGAGCGCCGACCCGGTCAGCTCTCCGGTGGCCAGCAGCAGCGCGTGGCCCTCGCTCGCGCCGTCGCGACCCGGCCCGATGTACTGCTGTTGGACGAGCCGCTGTCGAACCTCGATGCGCGTCTGCGG
Above is a window of Microbacterium aurugineum DNA encoding:
- a CDS encoding carbohydrate ABC transporter permease gives rise to the protein MTQATMPAGSVTAPRRRRAEDVAGLGRARATLFAAPGLLLIGLFLLFPALWTVYLGMTNYRLTGFAAANPEFVGLENFSTALNDPRFWNSLWLTLVFVLVSGIIGQTVLGFALAWMLRNVRAGVKTFVETLVLAAWVIPASVASFLWLALLDRRTGTLNSLLGTEGAAWLIEHPMECIIIFNIWVGTAFSMQLFSSAISAVPPSQLESARMVGANTWQQLRDVILPNIKGHLLTNTLLITLWTFNTFTPYLLTAGGPNGQTDILSVYIYQTAIPGGQLGLGAAISLIMLLINLVIALMYTRVSRGKSSKKKVRS
- a CDS encoding carbohydrate ABC transporter permease, with translation MMTTIKTVVRDRSVTHFVSRILFTIVIVLVSLFFALPMVWLVLAPFDATPSLTVSWPDWTLDNFARLAENPYALKSILNSLILGIGTMALVIVLGALASYAMSRISIPGRDGILYGLLLLSSIVTGTAAMVPTFQLINQLQLINTHVGVILVLAGGILPTVIFILKDFMDSIPKSYEESARLYGAGPFRILKDVVVPIARPGLAFIAIWTIVQVWGNFLVPFLLLRTPDMQPAAVLMYTFYTESGQADLRLISAFSLVFSVPVLLIYFFVNRRYGFRFHGGIKS